The genomic region GTTCAGGGTGAACGACAGGTTTTTCAGCAACTGGCCCACGTTGGTGCATTCCTGGGTGTAGCCCTTGCGGACGTTGGTGTAGATGGTGGCCTGGCCGTAGTTGGGGCCGAATGAATCATCACCCCCGGTCAGGTACTTCATCTTGAAGCGGGTGTTCATCGGGTGCGGTTCCCAGCCGAGGAACACGATGGCCTGGTCGCGCTTGGTGGCGCGTTCCACCTGCGAGAGCATCCCGGCTTCGCTGGATTCGACCACTTTGAAGCCTGCGGTTTTCAGGCCGAAAGCGTCTTTGTCGATAAGGGTCTGGATGGTGCGGTTGCCATCGTTACCCGGCTCGATCCCGTAGATCTTGCCGCCCAGCTCATCCTTGAATTTGACGATGTCGGCGAAGTCTTTCAGGCCCTTGTTGTACAGCGCTTCCGGTACGGCCAGGGTGTACTTGGCGTTTTCCAGGTTGGCGCGCACGGTTTCCACGGTGCCGGCATCACGGTACTGCTTGATGTCGTTTTCCATGGTCGGCATCCAGTTGCCGAGGAAGATGTCCATGTTCTTGCCGTCGGCCAGGGACTTGTAGGTCACCGGTACGGAAATCATCGTGGTGCGGGGTTTGTAGCCGAGGCCCTTGAGGACTTCGCTGGTGGTGGCGGTGGTGACGGTGATGTCGGTCCAGCCGACATCGGAGAAGTTGACGGTCTGGCATTGCGCCGGTTCTGCAGCGTGAGCCAGGACTGGCAGACTCAGCATGGCGGCCAACAACAACGACGGGGAACCTTTCATGGGGGTGGACTCCTGGTGTTTTTCTGGCGGCGATAACACCGCGCTTATAGGTGTTGCGGTTGGGCGTGCGGCACAGCTCTGCCACGCAACTGTGCAAACGAGTCGAGACTGATCATGTACCAGTGAAAATCTGACGCCTACAGGGGGCGTCGTATCCAGTACAGGGATGGTCGTATCCAGTGTCGGTGACGTCGCTTACAGATTTTTTCAACGGCAAAACTGCACTTTTTACCGATCTGAACCGCAAAAAACGGCCAAAACGTCGCCTTCCACAACAGCGGCGCTGATGAGCATGGGTACGTCGGTGTGAGACGCCGTGAGCGCCAACAAAAGCTTGATGATGGCCGCATCTGGGCGGATTGCGACATGAGCGTAGCAGCTCCGTCACCAGGCGTTATTTGCGCCTGGCCTGTGCTCATCGAGGAGTTTCACGTCAATGGCTATCAGCGTTTTCGACCTGTTCAAGATCGGCATTGGGCCTTCGAGTTCTCACACCGTCGGCCCCATGCGCGCCGCGGCGTTGTTCGTTCAAGGATTACGTGAACGTGATGTGTTGGAACAAGTCAGGCGCATCGAAGTTCAGCTGTATGGCTCCTTATCGGCCACCGGCATCGGTCACGGCAGTGATAACGCCGTGATCATGGGCCTGATGGGCGAGTGGCCGGATGCGATCGATCCATCGCAGATCGGCGTCCGCATCGAAACCCTGCGCGAGACCCACACACTGCTGCTGGACGGACATTTGCCGGTGCCTTTCTTATGGGCGCGGGACATGCGCCTGATCGACGAAAACCTGCCGTTCCACCCCAATGCCATGACCCTGGTGGTGTTCGGTGATAACGGCGAGCTGCACCGTGACACCTACTACTCGGTGGGCGGCGGGTTTGTGGTGGATGAAGCCCAGGCCAACAGCGGCGTGGCGGACATGGACCGCACCGAGTTGCCCTATGATTTTTCCAGTGCGGTGGAGTTGCTGCAGTTGTGCAAGACCCACAACCTGCGGGTCGCTGAGCTGATGTTGGCGAACGAAAAAACCTGGCGCTCGGAAGAAGAGATCCGCAGCGGGCTGATGAAGCTTTGGCGCGCCATGCAGGATTGCGTGGAGCAAGGCCTCAAGCACGAAGGCATCCTTCCCGGCGGCCTCAATGTAAGGCGGCGTGCAGCCAAGTTGCACCGCAGCTTGCAGGAGCTGGGCAAACCGAATGTGATCGGCTCGACCTTGAGCGCGATGGAGTGGGTCAACCTGTTCGCCCTGGCGGTGAATGAAGAAAACGCCGCCGGCGGGCGCATGGTCACGGCACCGACCAACGGCGCGGCGGGGATCATCCCGGCGGTGCTGCACTACTTTATGAAGTTCAGCGAAGAGGTGACCGAGGCCAACGTCGTCGACTATTTCCTCGGCGCGGCGGCGGTGGGCATCCTGTGTAAAAAGAACGCGTCGATTTCGGGTGCCGAAGTCGGTTGCCAGGGTGAAGTCGGTTCGGCGTGCGCCATGGCGGCGGCGGGGCTGGCGGAAATCCTCGGTGCTACGCCGGAGCAATTGTGCAACGCGGCGGAGATCGGCCTGGAACACAACCTCGGCCTGACCTGCGATCCGGTAGGCGGGTTGGTGCAGGTGCCATGCATCGAGCGTAATGCGATTGCAGCGGTGAAGGCGATCAACGCGGCGCAGATGGCGCTGCGGGGTGATGGCCAGCACTTTATCTCCCTGGACCGGGTGATCCGCACCATGCGGGATACCGGGGCGGATATGCATGACAAGTACAAGGAAACATCGCGGGGCGGGTTGGCGGTGAGTGCGGTGGAGTGTTGATCCAGACAGACCGCGTCGCCTGCATTCGCGAGCAAGCCCGCTCCCACATTCGACCGAGTTCCTACTGAAAAAACGCGGTCAAGTGTGGGAGCGGGCTTGCTCGAGAATGCGGTAGACCAGGCAACACTGCTCATAAAGTGAACACCGACACCCACAAGCGCCACCTTTTAGCGCGTCGCAATTAGATAAGTAGCTCCCAAACGATTTCCCGCCCCGACCCTCTGTCACTCGTGCTTGTGGTGACAGACTTTTCCCACGTCGTTTCGCTCCCTTCCCACAAGTGCTACCGATCTGCTCACACACCCTGAGCCTGCGTCCTCTGACGTCTTTTTCGGGTCATATCCCCCACTCCATGCGCGGGCTTATATAGACACGTCATGAGGTCGTTTTCAGGAGTTATTGAATACGCATTCAACTTTAGGCATGGCATTTGCTCTATCAATACAAAGCCTCTCGCCATAGGAGTTTCCTTAAGGTGGTGAGCGCAATAACAAGAGCCTCGCCTGAGGCCATCACCCGCTTTGTGTGAGGAGATACCGCGATGACGTCGTTCAACTCAGGGGCTCAACCCCAGAACCGTGCGCCTCAATCCATCGGCTTTTTGCTGCTGGACAATTTCACGCTGATTTCCCTGGCCTCCGCAGTCGAACCCCTGCGCATGGCCAACCAACTCTCCGGCCGCGAGCTGTATCGCTGGACGACGTTGAGTGTGGACGGAAACCAGGTGTGGGCCAGCGACGGTCTGCAAATCACCCCCGATGCCTCCATGCACAAAGCCCCGGCCCTGGACACTGTGATCGTCTGCGGCGGCGTGGGTATCCAGCGCACCGTGACCCGTGAACACGTGTCGTGGCTGCAAAGCCAGGCGCGCCAGTCCCGTCGCCTTGGCGCCGTGTGCACCGGCAGCTGGGCCCTGGCCTGCGCCGGCCTGCTGGACGGTTTTGATTGCAGCGTGCACTGGGAATGCCTGGCGTCGATGCAGGAAGCTTTCCCTCGCGTGGCCATGAGCACACGCCTGTTCACCCTCGACCGCAACCGCTTCACCAGCTCCGGCGGCACCGCGCCGCTGGACATGATGCTGCACCTGATCAGCCGCGACCACGGCCGTGAATTGTCGGCGGCGATCTCCGAGATGTTTGTGTACGAGCGCATCCGCAACGAACAGGATCACCAGCGTGTGCCGCTCAAGCACATGCTCGGCACCAACCAGCCGAAACTGCAGG from Pseudomonas yamanorum harbors:
- the gbdR gene encoding choline metabolism transcriptional regulator GbdR: MTSFNSGAQPQNRAPQSIGFLLLDNFTLISLASAVEPLRMANQLSGRELYRWTTLSVDGNQVWASDGLQITPDASMHKAPALDTVIVCGGVGIQRTVTREHVSWLQSQARQSRRLGAVCTGSWALACAGLLDGFDCSVHWECLASMQEAFPRVAMSTRLFTLDRNRFTSSGGTAPLDMMLHLISRDHGRELSAAISEMFVYERIRNEQDHQRVPLKHMLGTNQPKLQEIVALMEANLEEPIDLDELAVYVAVSRRQLERLFQKYLHCSPSRYYLKLRLIRARQLLKQTPMSIIEVASVCGFVSTPHFSKCYREYFGIPPRDERVGSNTTQQVAMMPIPQALVLSPLSGPLSALSQARNESTFASVRL
- a CDS encoding L-serine ammonia-lyase, which translates into the protein MAISVFDLFKIGIGPSSSHTVGPMRAAALFVQGLRERDVLEQVRRIEVQLYGSLSATGIGHGSDNAVIMGLMGEWPDAIDPSQIGVRIETLRETHTLLLDGHLPVPFLWARDMRLIDENLPFHPNAMTLVVFGDNGELHRDTYYSVGGGFVVDEAQANSGVADMDRTELPYDFSSAVELLQLCKTHNLRVAELMLANEKTWRSEEEIRSGLMKLWRAMQDCVEQGLKHEGILPGGLNVRRRAAKLHRSLQELGKPNVIGSTLSAMEWVNLFALAVNEENAAGGRMVTAPTNGAAGIIPAVLHYFMKFSEEVTEANVVDYFLGAAAVGILCKKNASISGAEVGCQGEVGSACAMAAAGLAEILGATPEQLCNAAEIGLEHNLGLTCDPVGGLVQVPCIERNAIAAVKAINAAQMALRGDGQHFISLDRVIRTMRDTGADMHDKYKETSRGGLAVSAVEC
- a CDS encoding choline ABC transporter substrate-binding protein; amino-acid sequence: MKGSPSLLLAAMLSLPVLAHAAEPAQCQTVNFSDVGWTDITVTTATTSEVLKGLGYKPRTTMISVPVTYKSLADGKNMDIFLGNWMPTMENDIKQYRDAGTVETVRANLENAKYTLAVPEALYNKGLKDFADIVKFKDELGGKIYGIEPGNDGNRTIQTLIDKDAFGLKTAGFKVVESSEAGMLSQVERATKRDQAIVFLGWEPHPMNTRFKMKYLTGGDDSFGPNYGQATIYTNVRKGYTQECTNVGQLLKNLSFTLNMESTLMGNVLDDKMKPDAAAKAWLKKNPQVLDTWLAGVTTVDGKPGLEAVKAYLAK